cacccttatttcatgtactctgaataattgttttaaaaattgccgcggggttagtaaggggtgttacagtgGGCACttcttttttgtatttgctaATATACATTTCACTAAGGTCGTAGATAATAACCATAGTGAAATATACCTAGAGCGAAAGGGTTCGATTTCAAGCACCAACAATTTTCCTCTTATCTTGACAAAATGGGTATATCACCACGGTTCTTTTAATCAACTGTGGTGTAAAGTTCAATCATTTCATCACGTTTCTATTTATCAATCATGTTGAAAGGtgttattaatttatataaaagagAAATTGTCTTTCACCTCAATACATAACAGTCGTCTCTCTCAAAAGAAAACCCTAACATGTATTTCACTCGTCTCtctcaaaacaaaaccctaaaataTATGTCACTCGTCTCTCTCATATGGAAACCCCAAACTTAGGCACAAACCCGTCTCCTTCAAATCTTAGGAAATGGATACCTTTAAGTTTCGTCTTCTCTATAGTTTATGTTTCTAAATCTTTTTATCTATTATTGTTCCAAATTTATGCATGAACTCGTCTTCTTCataatttgttttgaaagagtttgcaTCCTGAATCCTTTACTTGAGATATCGTAATTCCTATTTATATCAATTAAATATagtattgaatttttttaatgaagATTTAGAATTGATTGTATACAGAGACGCGAAAAGCAACATGTTAAGCACAATGTCCAAGACATCCTATCTCAGACGGTTTGCTTAGAGAAAGTGAGACCCCACCTGAATATTTGTTAGACAAATGATCTCCCTTTCTAACAAATATTGTGCAGACAAAATCTTAAGAATCAAATGATCTCAGACGGTTTATTCTATTTGTTACGTATGTAACTTGTCATACACATTACAATATTATGTCTAACATCTTATCATCCGAACAAAATATCTCATAATAAACCTTTTCAATTCATTTCCATGTCCATTCATCTTTTCGAATAATTTTGTGATATCCAAATTATTGAGATCATTTGATTCTTTAATGTGTGTAACCTTAGCTTTTCATTCCCTACACATATATCTTAAGATTTTGTCTGCACAATATTTGTTAGAAAGGGATTTCCCTAAATTTTCTAACTTGTTAAATAAGTGGAGAAAAAGTGTTTACATGAATTCCACGGTTTCACCAGGCTCCATATGAAATTGTTCATACTCCTCTATCaacatattaattttaaaatgcttAATGTCTTCGGTACCCTTATAAAGAACCTGAAGAGAATTACACATTGATTGTGCATTCTTATGATGTGAGATAAAGTAATATGTTTTAGCTCCTAATGTGGAAATAAGTATATTTTTTGCCTTAAAATCATAGGATGCCTTTTTGGTTTCCTAATCTGACCAGTCATTTAGGAGTTGTTGAGTGAAACACCATTGACTTCACTTTTGGGAATAAAAGGTCTATCAGTGATGGATATCCAAAGCATTTCGTCTACCGATATTAAGTTAACGTATATATCGTCCTTCTAATAAGCATAGTTTTTGCCTTTGAAAATCGGGGTTCTACTGTACGCTCCCTTAGAACCATTGTTACTCATATTCTTAACTTTTAGAGTTGATTAGATCAGATTAAAAGACTAGCTCTGATATCAATTGTTAGGCGAGAATATGAGAACACATTTTTTAGAAAGAGGCGGTGGTTGAATAAATCTCCTTAAAATTTTGGCCtattaaaaatttgtttatttttaataaccagagttttgaaaatgattctaCGGCAAAAACACATGCGTACAAAATATAAGCTTTTGGACGAAATGTACACAACACTCGATCAGTATACAAAACTGAAAATAGATGAAACAAGTAGCCAAAATCAATCAAGAGATTTATTGGCTTACTATCATTCTACACAAGTTGTGTACAACGAATAATTTCAGTACAATAAGAATTCTAAAATTACATTAAGAGTGACTCAACTCATAGGCCCTATTCAGCAAAAAGAGCTTCATTCATTAACACATATATGGACCTGAACTCCTGGATATAGTTGGTCCGCATATATAGGAGTATGACATCTTCCGTCATGTAAATCGCTGATTACATCAAACAATTGCTCGCACTCCACACTTGAAAACCAAAAAAGGTTCTAATCGTCTCTTCTATATAATCGTGAGCCTAAGGGTGTGTTTGATTCGGGGTAGATGGAGAGGAGAGGatgtaatatttttaattaaatgcgtttggttcaaattttacgATGGGAAGGGAGTGGAGGGAAGCAAAATCCCTCCAACATACTTTTTGCATCCCTTAAATCAGAAAACAAACTAACTAAGAAACTttattttctttgtaaaaaaaaaagaaactttcTTTTTCAATGATATATTGAATAATAATTTCAGTCTTCGTATTCAATAGAAAGTGATACTAACCACAATATTATTTGCAACGATTTGATATTTGTGAGATCCCATCAATGCTCTTTTATGTATATTTACTCCAAAACTTTTGTGAgtgaatattaaattttaaaattgtccTTACCTTAGTATGAAACTTCATCCTCACACCTCAAAGTATTATATATTAAGGGATTCTATCATAAAAATAGCgattgactgataagctagctgatagctgatggctgatgactgatagttTATAACTTATGACTGATGATTGAAACTAATAactgataagctaattgaagtgttggtaaaattagcggttcaagtaacttataaatgtaaaaagacataaaagatatttaatacataattatttaatttaaaattaaaataaattataaagaataaaaatgagtttatgctaaaataataagaataaaaaaggaagaaaaaatgataagctgtaagctataagctaaaacgctatttgaaatgcgtctgaaaaataagctataagctatacaCTAGTTAttaaaagaccgttaccaaataAGTCTAAATTGTCATATAAACTTATAAgccataagctataagacataaactCAAAATTATGCATTACCAAACAGAGCCAAAGAGAATATAATAAATCATATCATAACAAATACCAAATACTCTAGattattataaaatgtatttgGTACTAGTATCActttacttaattatttaaaacacaaacatatttaattaattactttaattttaaaaatatatattttaaatttagtttataaaaCTACAAACAAAAATAACTTAGGAATGTATTTGTAATTATATTAACActcaaaaattataataatagtcTCACACATTTAActttagattaaaaaaatatatttgaaaaaaagACTAGATAGAGTAATTTTTCAACTATTTTTGGTTTATCACATCTAGTTATCTGCCATTGTTATCGTTACACGTATCAAGTATGTCAACCCCATCTTCTTCCATTTTGAACCACACAAAAATAAGTACAAAAATGCAAAGAAAAAAAAGTAGATAACTCCCAGTGTTGAAGTGGTTGCAATTTTCAACCATGGCCATGGCAATCTCATCAACCAAATTACCATCTTCCTTCATATTAGGAACCCCATCACTTCACTCTACAAACCACCAAGTTTCATTTCTTCAAAACCATAACTTGAATTTATCATCATCACTTCACAAGAAGAGAGTCTCCTTCACTGTCCAAGCAGTCAAAACTCCTTCTGGTGTATGCAACTTCATTTTTAAGTTCTCTTActtttttgttaattttcatttttttttttttaaatattgttatTTATGAAGTTGAATTTTCAGGTTGAATTTCCAAAAGTACAGCCTAAGTTTAAACCACCATTTCTTGGGTTCACAAAGACAGCAGAAATATGGAATTCTAGAGCATGCATGATTGGACTCATTGGAACTTTCATTGTAGAGCTTGTAAGTATCTTCTATGGTTATTATTTTAATCACACTTTGCATTTTGCAAATGATAAATGAGCATTAAGTATTATTCATTCTAGTTTAGTAATTGTGTGAGTGTGATGTGTTTTGTAGATAATACACAAGGGAATACTTGAAGTGATTGGAGTTGAGATTGGAAAAGGTCTTGATATTCCTCTTTGATTAATCATGTAATGTAACTATTGTCACATGTATttcagttaatttttttttttaaaaggttgTTATAAGAACATGTTTTCTCATTTCTAGTCATTTGGCTACATCAAAATTTTGGCTTAAGAGATGCCAATACAATTGTGAATGGGGTGTTGCTTGATTAAATACATGGATATACTCTATTagttaaatagttttaaaaatgtgTCCTTTAATTCTGTACTTAAATGCTTTATCATTACTTAGGGTGTATAAAACAAATGTAATAACAAAAGTTAAGGAGATCATGTATTAGAATTTAAGTAAAAGTCATTGATTCATAATTTTGTTTCTCTAACAGTGAGTAATAAGTATATAGGTCAAGTAATATCAGCAGTGTATATTGTTTTTCCCTTGTATTAGCAAGTTAGTTCTAGCAAGTTAGTTTGATTAGTGGTTGTAAATGATATTTGTAATTACCATTATGTTAGAAAcgcagttagttagttagttggttgtaattatattagaaaatttctttacccacctccctatgggggtcacccccagcgaaaacccaaaactgcctctgcttcggaaatgaacttccgaagttattttttttttattttttttttttgacttcggaaatgcatctccgaaaacaccacttttttggtattttcggagatgcatctccgaagtcataaaaaattcaaaaccgtgaatattttcggaagttcatttccgaaaatatttctgcatatacaaatttccctccttcactatttcatcatttttctccaaaacttctcaaaaccctctctaaaacccaatcaatctccatcaatttttcgccctaaaatcaagtttcaaaccgttgatcacgttaaagggagcatagaaaactacaatttcaggtaaacatctctcatttcatcccctatttcactacattgattcaacaaatttatgctgaaaactgatatggttcggaagttcatttctgaaatatatcacctaataaatttcggaaatgaacttccgaaatatgccctggcagttaaaaaaaaaaacagttttggccaattttgctaatttttgcatttgttaggtatggtgcatccggacaacattgtgcaagacgatggagtattaaatccggaaattgtcaacgttaataacgatccgatTATTGACGCTACTcccatgatcaatgcggtcgatgttcggcaacattttacaaatgatcggagtttCGGTAGTcgagaacaattgattgattgggttcggaaggaagctaacaaacatggatttggaattgttattttaaggtcggacaacggaaatagtaggcggaaagctttcgttgttttgaattgcgaacggggtggtagatatgtacaatcaaaccgggtgctaaaacacgaggacacgggatcgaaAAAGTGCGGGTGTCtgtttaagttgcgtgccactcggagggttgatgatttgtggcggttaaccgtaatttgtggaatgcataatcatgccttggatgtcaagttacacgggcatccaatggcgtgtcgtttgtcccgcgaagagagaaatgtgatatcggacctaacgatagtcaaagtggcgcctcgcaacatacttgccgatttgaagcgtaagaaaccggatagcgtttcaaatatcaagcaagtttacaatgaacggcacaatctcaaggttttgaatatgggccctcggtcggaaatgcaacaacttttgaaacttctaagcgataacaattatgtttcaagcttccgaacctccgaggacaaagttaccgtgcgtgatattttttggactcatcccgaaagtatcaaattgttcaacacatttccaaccgttctagtcatggattcgacgtacaagacaaacaagtataggcttcctcttctagagatcgtcggtgtgacctcgacggacatgacttattcggtggggtttgcttttttggagtgtgaaaaagaagaaaactttacgtgggccttgggaatttgcaagtctttgttagttgatcaagaggttatgccaaacgtcattgtcaccgatcgagacaatgctttgatgaatgcgctcgataccgtcttcccgacatcgaccgcgttactttgccggtatcacataacttgcaacgtgagaagcaagttgaaacccgcggttgggacaaaagataggccggatgaaaacggtaaagttgtcaaagccggtgttgtggttgaaagGATAATGTCGGCATGGaaggaaattttggatgcacactccgaagaggtgtataccgagaaattggtacactttaggtctttgtgtggttccattaggacattttgtcattacgtcgaatccaccattcttgacaaagttagagaaaaagtcgtgtgcgcttggacaaatcgagttagacatcttggttgcaccacgactaaccgtgttgaatccgcacatgcggtcttcaagaggtggttgggtgatagcaagggagatttgtgtcggggatgggacaccgtgaaccaaatgcttgaaaatcaacacaatgaaattcaaacatcgttcggtcggagcaagacggttatggaacaccggtataagggccaaattctattctcccaattgatttacaacatatctcgaacgggtttgaattttttgtttcatgaagctaagcggtcggagaccacggggcccgatagttcattatgtgggtgcaccattagaaagacatacggccttccatgtgcttgtatacttgcaaaaaagaagaagttgaattcaccaatacgcatggatgaggtagccgaccattggaagaagcttcgttttgatgattttgacccgccgaaagaaaatgactccaaaatcaccatctccgacgtgttggaagtgataatggagaagtttgctaaagcggacgacacaacaaaaatgcacataaaagaacaattgcgaaagatcgcatttccggagaccaccgatttgaaaccgccatctcaaccagTTAAAACGAAAgatgcaccgaaaaagtccaaaattacacaagatgacacgtcaacaaaacgatctccttcgtactttgaacatgttgatacatcgttcccggaaattcatgagacaccgaagtctaagtgtagtggtaacaaaggagcccgtatttcgaagccacctcgtacaccgccgatcaaaaaatcaccaattgtctacattgatgagatgccactttttatgcacaaatatatcgataacatcgttgatgttggaggcaaCGACAATTGTGgttatcgggccgttgcgggtttgctcggtaaaggggaaaataatcacactttagtccgacgggaactcattgcggagttgacttcgtatcgggacatttacggccgactatatgaaaatcaagaaaagtttgcaaaaattcatgatgcacttgttccatcacttaccggtatcgctccggtttcgaagtggatgtcattccccgatatgggtcatctaatagcaagtgcgtatgatatggtgtgtatcgatttgacgagatttggactaagtgagactttctttcaacttcatagtcgaccgccgttggacgcgtcgggccgcatcatatgcatcgggtatctacgatcgcggcacttcgttcaagtgtttttgaaaccgggttgtcctataccggctacttcttgtcaatggacggcacatcgttcaaatgaggcggagacttggccggatccgttcgtttcgaggatggcggagtttgaagaaatgatgagcaaagagcgcgagcaaaatagagagcggtcgaagaacgtgcctattttggacttaggatccaccgattggttcgtgaattttagttcgttccggatcgtttttgtttgtaacgatcattttttgtatgtattgttgtttatcatgtaaaatcggaccgattcaatacatatataatacaagtatgttttatgttgtcattgcctattttatgcctattttgtatgcttttggtattgtttacacaaaacagaatgcaatgcacaaaatgcaaaattcacctctgtttctgcataattcggaaatgaacttccgaaatatacatgtctggagcctattttcggaagttcatttccgaaatgtcccctgaggcaggataaggtttattgggccatcaatgctccaataagtctataaatactacacactcttcttcatcctcttcacaccacaaaacacaaatgacacaaacctacccccacctagcattcgtctactttgaaaccggctacccgatgccgttccaatttcgcttctcgcgcgacacgccgtttgcggaattgatatcgtcgctcaacacgcttttgcgctatcccgagaatcgaaaggttgtcaagctcgagtaccgctcgccatcgcttaacgacgagggaggcattaagttcacaccttttgagatcaagaacgacgaagatttagcggttatgtggacaacgttcgaccgattttcttcgaaaggcccgatcgagttggacgcctaacttcaaagatcggcggacgacgttatcaaaatgttgactcatccccacctacccgtgttcaacaatatgtaactttaattttcagtaatattatcgttgtaatcttcactcgattaaataaagcgaatcgttgttgtttttcatttttcttctgtccagacataaattcggaggttcgtttccgaattccatcatgggggtgcgttcggagatgaacttccgaaacaccacattttctgataatgtaactttatttcggagatgcatctccgaaaccaatattttatattaaaaaaaacacgttttcggaagttcatttccgaaaacaccttttttccaaaaaaaaagtaccgtttcggaaatgaacttccgaaacaaggggtaatgttgtaaattcaccgggggtgagcaagaaggttaggaggtgtgtgaagaaattttcttatattatattcAAAAGCTCATATATAATTAGGCCTCGTGTAATCAGTATAGTTAAAGGGGAAAAATACGATGAATGGGAAGTTTCTCACAAATGGCTAAGTTTCAATTCTAGTATGGTGTCATTCGGCTACATCTATTCTAACAACTTTTCTCTTACTCCACTAGTCATCTTATATTTGGGTTTTTCTCTCCTTCACCAAGCTTCAAAGAGGCTCTTATCGTGCCTACACCAAACTTCACATAAGCACTTTGTGTGTCCCTTTCATCTATCAGAAATTTAATAGTTACTAAATGACTAGGAGGAAATTGTATCAAACTCAAGCTTCTCAACTCCTAAATTCACCCAATCAACAAATGTTTGAAACAAAGTTTCAATCAAACTCCATAAAAACAATTTTCTATTATGGAATCAACAAATTGAAGGGATAATTTTTTCCCAAAAGTTTGTCGCATTCGCATATACCTCAAATTACTCCAATTTTCAAAATTGAGGAAGACTGTTTCACCAACATAAAATCAGAGGAGTATGAATCTTTGATAGTTCAAGATCAAATTTTATTTGCAGGACTTCTTTCACTActataaaaaaacacattttactTCATACATCGAGGGGTTTTAACTCCAGTTATAGAGATGAGAGACGAGGTAACGAACAACGTCATGAAAACTTACCACTTTACTCCTCGGTTACTGAATAATCGAGGCCATAGTTGAAAAGGTAATAGGTTCGATCCCCAACAAcaacatttttatattttcaaaactagtgtCACATACCTCGGTTTCAGTCCAAAATTCGAgggtatatttaaaaaaaactacattatttacacagaatattaaattacattgtttacacataaattaaaatataaaattttaatctaCAAGtacaattttttaacaaatttgatGTATCGTCATCATTTGAATAAATCCAAATTTTATTGCATACCCATTGCTTTTCAAGTTGAATGGTTTTGCAAGAATCCAATTTgtgaaataacataaaaaaagttAGATACATAACATAAAATTCCATTCTAATTAAAAGATAAGATATTACTTAAGAACATCAACTAATTCATTCTTGAAAGCATAAAATTGATGCTTTGaaaaatgaacaaatatgaaaGAAACTTGAATAAAAACTAGAAGTATTGGAGAGATTTTAATGATAAGAAAATAAGATAAATGATGAGTTGTAGAATGCTAGAAAAACATTAATCATTGTAAGATATGTTTCAAATACAACATggtttttcatattattatttccaAAATCAACTTAATAGGTTATATGTTCAAAGAAGTGGTAGTGAAACAAACAATAGACATTAGATATAAACTCAACTAGATGGAATAAGATGAGATATGTAAAAAAAACATAATCTAAATGTTAATGCATTGTTAAtgctctgttctgtattattgtcttattggcatccatgcttggctaaaacataatagcagctgaatgtaatgtattgtactcttgcaaatattaaaaagaacaaaacaggtactgaaacaagatgttacaaggaatgtcatgacattaaccatgacatcgcgcctgcagaactgaggaaggaagattcagttttggGTTTAAAagatacaaaatattctatgtgaatattatgtaatcctatgtggcgtagttttaaaggtcaaagaatcaagtcagaatattgaagaatcaaatctaagattgatgtttcagcagttactaatttaggagataaattaggtaactatTGATCAAAaagccttgtttgtagcagaagaaatctgctgatttgtaacagcaaggagtgctgcgtttttaagcccaagtccaactaggatcaggatatatatataggaatctttgtagccttgaaaacctaacgatcataatgtagtcattagggtttgttgtgtaagtgaa
This is a stretch of genomic DNA from Vicia villosa cultivar HV-30 ecotype Madison, WI unplaced genomic scaffold, Vvil1.0 ctg.003770F_1_1, whole genome shotgun sequence. It encodes these proteins:
- the LOC131641469 gene encoding light-harvesting complex-like protein OHP1, chloroplastic; its protein translation is MAMAISSTKLPSSFILGTPSLHSTNHQVSFLQNHNLNLSSSLHKKRVSFTVQAVKTPSGVEFPKVQPKFKPPFLGFTKTAEIWNSRACMIGLIGTFIVELIIHKGILEVIGVEIGKGLDIPL